The sequence CGGTCACGGCGAGCGCCGGGATCTTGTACGGGGAGATGAAGCGGCGGAGGTAGACGAAGCTGATCGCGTAGCTGACCGCCGCCCCGACACAGGCCAGTTGGCCGCCGATGGAACCGAAACCGTGGGTGCGCCACGGCCCGACGACGACGATCAGCCCGACGAATCCGATGACGAGACCGCTCACCTTGCGGGCCGTGGGCTTCTCCGTGCGGATGGCCAGGGCGGCGAGACCCAGGGTGACCAGGGGTGTGGCGCCCTGGATGACACCGGCGATGGTGGCGGTGGTGTGCTGCTCGCCGACGGCGAAGAGGGTGAACGGCACGACGTTGCCGAACACCGAGGCGACGGCGATGTGTCCCCAGACCTTGCGCTGCGGGAAGGAGCCCTTGGTCACGGCGAGGATCAGGGTGACGACGAGGGCGCCCACGAGGAGCCGCCCGAAGGCGAGTTGGAGGGGCGCGAAGGCGTCCAGCGACACCTTGATGAAGGCGAAGCTGCACCCCCACAGGGCGGCGAGCAGCCCGAAGCGGGCCCAGTTGACGGGATGCATGATGACTCCTGAGAGTTGTCGAACGGAACGGGGGAGGGGGCGCACGGGGGACGGAGGTGTACGAGGTGTCAGGGCTCGTCGATCTCGAACTGGTCGTACTTCTCCATGAGCGCGACCATCTCGGCCCGGGACGGTGTGTTCCCGTTGGCCAGGAGCTCCGCCAGACCCGTGAAGTAGGCCTCGCGGTTCTCCGCGGGCGTGAAGATGATCAGCATCTCGGCCGGTGCGTCGCTGTCGTTGCGGAAGCCGTGCACGGCGTTCTCGGGTACGTGGAGGAAGTCGCCGGCGTGGGCCTTGTGCCAGCCGGTGCCGTCGTGGACGGTGACCTCGCCCGAGATGACGTAGAAGGACTCGGAGATGCGGGTGTGGTAGTGCGGGGCCGCTCCGGCGGCGCCCGGCAGCATGTGGTGGTGGAAGAGGCCGAGTCGGCCGTCGGTGGTCTCGGCGAGCGCGATGTACCGGGTGGTGGTCGTCTCCCCGATCCGGACCTTGACGGCGTCCCCGAACCTCTTCAGGGTCGAGACCAGCAGCGTCATGACGGGTCCTCCCACATGCTCAGGTACCGCTCACCCGTGTCGGGCAGCACGGTGACGACGGTCTTGTCGCGGTACTCGGGGCGGGCCGCCACCAGTTGCGCGGCGTGCACCGCGGCACCGGAGGAGACACCGACGAACAGGCCCTGCCCGGCCGCGAGTCGGCGGGCGGTGTGCAGCGCGTCCGTGTCGCTGACCGCGATCACCTCGTCGATCAGGGAGACGTCGGTCGTCGGGGCGATGAAACCGCCGTTCAGGCCGGGGATACGGTGCCGCCCGGCCTGTCCGCCCGACAGCAGCGGGGATCCCTGCGGCTCGACCGCGACGATCCGTACCCCGGAGTCGTACTCCCGCAGGTGACGGGCGATTCCGGTGAGGGTCCCGCCGGTGCCCACCGCGCAGACGAGGGTGTCGACGCGGCGTCCGGTCGAGGCGAGCGCGGCGGTGATCTCGGGGCCGGTGGTGGCGTAGTGGGCCTCGACGTTGTCCGCGTTCTCGTGCTGGCAGGGGAACCAGGACCCCGGGGTGAGGGCGTGGATCTCCTCGGCCTTCTCGATCGCTCCCGGGTAGCCGCGGTCGGCGGGGGTCTGGACGACCTCCGCGCCGAGCGCCGCCAGCAGCCGTACCCGCTCGGTCGTCGCGTTGTCGGGCAGCACGATGACGCAGCGGTAGCCACGGGCCGCGGCCAGGGCGGCGAGCGAGATACCGGTGTTGCCCGAGGTGGCTTCGACGATCGTGCCGCCCGGCGCCAGATCGCCGCGCGCCTCGGCCGCCCTGAGCATGTACAGGGCCGCCCGGTCCTTGCTGCTGGACATCGGGTTGGCCGCTTCCAACTTGGCCAGTATCTCGGCGCCCGGCGCCAGTCCGTCGAGCCTCAGCCGGATCAGCGGGGTGGCGCCCACCAGGTCGTCGATGCCGTCGGCGACGGCCGGCCGGACCAGGGACGGTTGGGAGGTGTGCGGTGCGAGGGTGCGCATGGTGTGATTCCTTGTCAGATCTGGGCCTGCGGGCGGAAGGACCGGGCGGGCGGAAAGACCGGAGGGAGGGGGCCGGTGGCGGAGGGCGACCGGTGGCGCAGCGGGCGGGGGGAGCGAAGACGGAGGCGGGGGAGCGGCTACCAGGAACCGGCCGAGGCGATGCTCGCGATGGTGTCCTCGGACGGGCGGCCCGGCGTGCGCCCGGAAGCGGTGGCGGCCAGCATGCGCATCCCCTCCGGCACGTCCTTGTTGACCAGGGCCTGCGCGCCGATGACCGCGTCGTCGCCGACGGTCACCGGGCCGAGCACGGTGGCGTTGGTGCCGAGAACGACGTTGCGGCCCACCACCGGATGCCGGCGGTCGCCCTCCGGCCGCTTGTTGTCGCTCCACCAGCCGACCGCGCCGAGCGTCACCTGGTGGTAGATCGTCACGTCGTCGCCGACCGTGCACGTCTCGCCGATGACGACGGCGGCTCCGTGGTCGATGAACACCCGGCGGCCCAGCACCGCTCCGGGGTGGATCTCGACGGCGGTCAGCCGACGGGCCCAGCGGGCCAGCAGACGGGCCGTCATCCGGTGTCCACCGGTGTGCAGCCGGTGTGCGATCCGGTGCGCCCACAGAGCGGTCAGCGCGGGGTGCAGCGCGGCTTCGACCCGGCCCCGGACGGAGGGGTCGCGCTCGACGACGACCCGCAGGTCCTCCCGCATCAGACGCAGCAGACCGGTACCGGTGAGGTCGGGAGGGGTGGCCGTCGGTAAGGCCCGGGTGCCGGCCGCTTCGGTCCGCCGGAAGGGCAGGACAGCGGCCGGCTCCTTGTCGGTGGGCTCCTTGCCAGTGGCGCTCATGGGGGCTCCAGTCGGTGAGGGAAGGCGGCCGTGGACGGGTCAGGGACGGTGTGTGCGGGACGGTGCGTGGGGCACGGTCCGCTCCCGGCGAAGGGGGGAGCCCGACGGCCGCCGCTGTGGTCGAGGTCCCGAGAAGACCGTGACCCATCCCGTTCCCGCTCCCTTCCCGCCCCGTTCCCCCCGGCCACCGGTGCGCGAGCGCGATGCCGCGGCCCGGCCGGGAACGTACGGGGAGGGATCCGGGAACGGCCGCAGGGACACTCCCGTCGAGCGCCGCTCCGCGCGGGGACGTGCGGGCATGACCGGAGCAGTCGGTCCGGCGCACTTACGCACGAGGAAGCATCCAGACATGTACGAACCATCAGTTGTCCGGCCGTTGGTTGGCCGGGGCACGTGGGACCCGGGCGAGCGAGACGACCGCCGGATCCCGCCCGCCGTCGAGGAGACGAGGAGCCAGCCATGAGCGCGACGGCCGACCGCTACCGAGAGCCTCACCCCCCGGACAGCGCTCCGCAGCGACTGCTGCTGCTCTGTCCCTCGACCCGCCTCGTCCGCGAGGCCGTCGCGGCGGGATTCGCCGTACGGGTGCTCGCCGACGCGTCCCTTCCCCCGCATCCCCCGGACGACGACGTTCCCGCCGGGATACCGGTGGACCTCGTCGACCTCGCGGACGAGGCCGCGCTGTCCGAGGCGATCGAGGTCTCGGTCCGTGCCCACGGGACACAGCGGCTGCTGGCCTTCGCGGGCACGGCAGCCCTGCCCGCGGTCGCCACGACCGCGGCCCGCCTGGGCGTGACCCCCAACCCGGTCGACGCGGCCCGGCTGCTGGGCGAGCCCGCGGCCATGCGGGCACTGCTCAACGGCAGCCGGCACTCGTACGTGCCCGCGGCCCGGGCCCGTACGGCCCAGGAACTGCCCGCCGCCGTCGAGGAGATCGGCGCGCCGGTCACCGTACGCACCCTGCCGCCCTCCGCCGAGATCTCCGCCCTCTGCGACGAGCCGCCCGGTGAACGTTCCTATCTTGTGGAGCAGTACCTGGAGGGCCCCGAGTACGGGGTCGTGACCCTCACGGTCGACGGCATGCACCGGGTCGTCGGGGTCGTGGCACTGCACGGCGCCTGGCATCCGAGCAGTCACCTCTTCCCGGCGCCCCTGGGGGAGCGGGACGAGGCGGAGGCCCGCGCGATCGCGACCGAGCTGCTCGACCTCGCCGGGTACGAGTTCGGCTACGCCTACACCGTGGTCGTGCTGACGGCCGACGGCCCCCGTGTGGTGCGTTCCCGGGCCGACTATCCGGACGAGCCACTGGCCTCCCTGATCGAGCTCGCCACCGGCTTCGGCGCCGAAGCGGAACTCGTACAGGCGCTGTCCGGGAAACCCGTGAACGTGCCGACGGCCGACGGGTACGCCGCCGTCGCGTCCTACCGGCTGCCGGTGGGGCGTCTGTTGTCGGTGTCCGGCCTGGAAGCGGTGTCCGAGCTGCCCGGTGTCCATCGGGTGCACTTCCCGTACGCGTCCGGGGACGACATCCCCGGCCACGGCGGCGGCGCGGAGGGCTACGTGCTGCTGAGCGCGGAGTCCACGCAGGAGGCCGCGGAGACGGTCGCGTCGGCGGGACGGCTGCTGCGCGCGGAGGTGAGCCGGCGGCCCGACCACATCTGAGGCCCGGCACGCGGCAGTCGTACGCCGCTGTCGTAGGCCGTCGCAGTACGCCGCCCGCACGGCCCGCGAGGGGTCGTGCGGGCGGTCGTCGTTGGCGTGCGCGGGCAGTACCGACGGGGTTCCCGGGTGCTTCCCCGCCGCACCCGCAGGGCCGGTAACGGAAGCGGAACGGGCCGGGAGCGCCCGGCGCGACCTTTCTTTCTGTCAGCACCGCAGATCGCGACGACAGAAGGCGGACATCATGATCCTCAAGGGCTTCGCAACCTCGGCCGGTCTCTTCGCTTCCGCGGCGGTCACCCTGGCTCTCGGAGCCGGCATCGCCGCCGGGACGGCCGCCGCGAGCCCCGCCTCGGACGAGGGCCCGAACTTCGTCTCCAGCTTCTCCCTCGCCTGGGACACCGCCTCGGACAAGGGCCCGAACGCCATCACGACCGGCATCGAGGGCGACGAGGGCCCGAACGCCGTGACGGCCGGTGTGGAGGGTGATGAGGGTCCGAACGTGGTCGCGGTCGGTGCTGACGGCGACGAGGGCCCGAACGTCGTCACGACCGGCATCGAGGGCGATGAGGGTCCCAACGCCGTGACGGCCGGTGTGGAGGGTGATGAGGGCCCCAACGTGGTCGCGGTCGGCGCTGACGGCGACGAAGGCCCGAATGCCGTCACCGCCGGTGTGGAGGGCGACGAGGGCCCCAACGCCGTCACCGCCGGTGTGAACGGTGACGAGGGCCCCAACTTCCTTGCCGTCTGAGCCGTCTGAGCCGCTTGAAGGCTCGGTCCCCGGACGTCGCGTCCGCTCCGCTCCGCCCGCTGAACCTCGCTCCACATGCCGATGCCCGCCGTGACGAACGGCGGGCATCGGCATGTGGAGCTTCACTCGGCGGGCGAGTCAGTCCGCCCGGCGGAAGCGCCCAGGGATCCCCATCGCACGGAAGGCCTCCTCGGCGGCAGCCCCCCGCTCGGCCGCCCCCTCGGCGTCACCCAGCGCCGCCAGGGCCCGGGCGATGCCGTCCAGGGCGTAGGCCTCCTCCACCCGGTGGCCCAGCCGGGCCGCGGAGGCGTGGGCCTGCCGGTGCAGCCCCAGCGCCCGCTCGTCGTCGCCGTCCCGGTGGAAGAACCGCCCCGCGGTGTTCCACACGGTGACCTCCCGTACGGGCGCGTCCTCCAGCCCCTTGGTGGCGAGGGCCTCCTCCACCCAGGGCAGCACCAGTTGCCGCCGCCCGAGCCGGCCCTCGGCCTCCGCGGAGAGGACGAGCTGCAGCGCCCGGTCGGCCGGAGCCAGCGAACCGGGGGCCCGCTCGCGGGCGGCCGCGAGCGTGCGGGCCGCAGTCTCCACGTCACCCATGGCCAACTGGACCTGCGCCAGATCGCTCAGCCCCACGAGTTCCTTCTCCGACGCCCCCAGTTTGCGGGCGAGTTCGATGGAGCGGGTCGCCGCGCTCACGGCTTCCTCGAAGCATCCGCGTTCCATGTAGACGCCGCTGACGTTCGACAGGGACTCCGACTCGGCCCGTTCGGCGCCGAGTTCACGCTTGAGGGCGATCGACTGCTCAAGGCGGGGAAGTGCCTCGTCGAAGCGGCCGGTGGTGGCCAGCAGCAGGCCCAGCACGCCGGTGTCCTTGGCCTGGCCGCGCCGGTCGCCCAGTTCCACCGCGAGTTGATGCGCCTCGACCGCCGCCGCTATGCCGTCCTCGAACCTGCCGCGCTTCCAGCAGGCGACCGCCAGGTTGGACAGACTCAGCCGCAGGAGGTCGGCCTCGTCCAGACGGCGGGCCGCGGCGAGCGCGGTGCGGCACAGCGCCAGGAAGTCGTCGAGCCGGCCCCGGAGATCGAGGTGGAAGACGACGTTCGCCGCGAGCAGGGCGACCTCGCGGTCCAGGCCCCGGCGGAAGGCCAGGGTGATCGCCGCGAGAAGACTGTCCTGTTCGCGCTCGAACCAGTCGCGGGCGGCCTCCGGCGTGCTCAGCGGGGCCAGTTCGGGCTGGAACGAGGGCGTCGGGCGGGCCATCCGCACCCTGCCGGGGAAGAGCAGGTCACAGGCGGCGTCCGAGGCGGTGAGCGAGAACTCCAGCAGTCGGCGTACCGCGCCCGCGGCCTCCTCGGAGAACTCGCCGGTGCCGCCGGTACTGCGGGTCCGCGACAGCATGAGGGCGAAGCTGCGCACCAGGTCGTGGAACGCGTAGCGGCCCGGCTCGTGCTGCTGCACGAGGTGCATGTCGAGGAGGTACTCCAGGACGTCCTCGGCGTCCCTGACGCCCAGGTCGAGCAGGGCCGCCGCCGTGTAGACGTCGAGATCGGCGCCCGGGTACTGGCCGAGCAGCCGGAAGGACTTGCGGTAGTCGGCGGCCAGTCCCTCGTACGACAGCCGCAGGGTGACCTCCACGCTGCGCTCGCCCGCGCTGAGTTCGGCGAGGCGGTGGGTGTCGTCGCGGAGCCGGTCCACGAGGTAGCGCACGGTCCAGCGGGGTCGTTTGCGTAACCGTGCCGCGGCGATGCGCAGGGCGAGCGGCAGGTGTCCGGCGAGGTCGGCCAGGTCGGCGACGGCCTCGGCCTCGGCCTCCGCCCGGCGCTCTCCGATGATGCCGACGATCAGGGCGACACTGTCCGGCGGAGCCATCGTGCCCAGGGACACGGAGTGCGCCGCGTCCAGGTCCACGAGCAGGGCGCGGCTGGTGATCAGGACGACGGTGCCGGTGGGCGAGGCGAGCAGCGGCTTCACCTGAGCCTCGTCGACTACGTTGTCGAGCAACAGGATCATCCTGTGCTTGGTCATGGTGGAGCGCCACAGGGTGATGCGGCCCTGCGGGTCGTCGGGGATGCGCTCGCCCGGGACGCCGAGCATGCGCAGGAGGGCCTCGGCCGCCGCGGCCGGGGCGAGGGGTTCCTCGCCCGGGGTGTAGCCGCGCAGGTCGAGGTGGAGCTGCGCGTCGGGATACTGCTCGGCGAGACGGTGTGCGGCGCGCACGGCGAGGGAGGTCTTGCCGCTGCCTCCCATGCCGTCGATGGCGATGATGAGGGGGCCGGAGCCGGTGGCGCCCTCGACGAAGCCGAGCAGCTTGTGCAGTTCCTCCTCGCGGCCGGTGAAGTCCCGCAGGTCGTAGGGCAGGGTGGAGCGGCTGCCGGTCACGGTCGGGGCCGCGGTCGGTGAGGGCGCGGCGGCGACGGTCAGCGAGGGTTCGTTGCGCAGGATGGCCTGGTGCAGCTCGCGCAGGGCGTCACCCGGCTGGATGCCGAGTTCCTCGTCGAGCAGGGCGCGGATGTTCCCGTACTCCTCCAGCGCCTCGGCCTGGCGGCCCGAGCGGTACAGGGCGAGCATGAGTTGACCGCGGAGGGTCTCGCGCAGCGGGTTGCCGCCGATGGCCTCGCGGATCCCGGCGACCAGTTCGGCGCCCTCCCCGGCCTCCAGTCTGAGGTCGAAGAGCTGCTCCACCGCGGTCATACGGCGTTCCTCCAGCGAAGCGGAGGCCGCGTCGACGACCGCGCCGCCGTTGCCGGACAGCACCGGCCCGCGCCACAGGGCGACGGCTTCGCGCAGCAGTGCCGTCGCCTCCGGGGCGAGGCCGGCGGAAGCGTGGTCGCGGGCCCGCCGCAGGGCGTCGGTGAACTGCAGCAGGTCCAGCTGTTCGGGTGTGACCGCCGCACGGTATCCGGGGCCGTCCGTCGCGATGAGGTCGCGTCCGCCGGGGATGCGCTGGCGCAGTTCGGCGACGGCCTTGCGTACCTGGTGTGCCGCGGTGGCGGGCGCGTCCTCGTCCCAGACGGCTTCGACGAGCCGGTGCACCGGCAGGACGCGCTGGGGTTCGAGGAGCAGCGTCACCAGGACCCGTTCGCTGACGGGACCTCCGACATGGACACGCTCGTCCCCGTCCCAACATTCCAGAGATCCGAGGATGCGAAAGCGTACGGGCGGTGTCTGGCGCATGGCGCGTGCCCTCTCCTCGGTCCGGGGTCGGCCGCCACCCTGCTGCTCACCTGCGGGAAGGCCCTGCTGGCAGGACCGAAGACCGTTGCCAGTTCCTCGATGTTCCGCAGGGAACCGCGCTGGGCGGCCGTCGTTGTCCTGTACATCCTGACTCAAGATGTGCACCGACCGTTGCGGCTTCATATGTCTCGTGTTGGCGGCGAGGGGCGCGCTGGTGGATATCGGACAAGTTTTTGTAGGGGTTTAGGCTTTGCGCAGGTCGTTGGCGCGTGGCCGGGCCGTACGCAACAGGCGGACCGCAGCCGGGTGTTGCCGGTGGGGCGTCGCTGCCGCGAAGGGCGCCCGCCCGGGGCGCGGGAACGGGACGGCGGGAAGCATCGTTTCTGCAGCGGCCGTGTCGCAGAGCGTAGTTCCCGTCCGCCTCCCGCCGGGCCGAATGGCAGGGGCGCGGCCCGGCTTTTCTGGGGCACGGGGAACCGCGCGACAGGCCCCCACTGGCCCGCGGGCGAAGTCCCCGGCCCGTCCGGCGTTCGAGAACGAGGGCGCGAACGCACACGGCCGGTGGCCGACAGCGGGAACTGTCGGCCACCGGCCGTGTGCGTCGGTTGTTGTCAAGGGCGCCTCGACAGCGCGGGTTCGGCGTCCGGCGGCACCGGCGCGGGGTCCGCCGGCTCCTCGGCCGGGGTGTCGGCCAGGACACCGCCGCGGCCCCAGTGATCCTGCTCGACATCCCGCACCAGCACGGTCACGACGTCTCTGGGGCATCCCGCGATCCGGGCCACGGTCGTGGTCAACTCGTCCACGAGATCGGCTCGTTTCTGTCGGTCGTTGCCCTTCCACCAGTCCACGGTCACCACAGGCATGGTTCTCTCCTCAGTTGTCGGGGGATTCGCTCGCCGGGAACTGGTCGAATCTGCGGGCCAGTTCCGCCATCATCTCGGGGGTCGGTTCGGGCGAGGAGTTCAGCAGTTCGCCCAGTTCGCGGAAGTACTTCTCCCGGCCGCCGTCCGGGGTGAACATCACCAGCAGGGTGGCGGGGTCGGTGCCGGGGTTGCCGAACGCGTGGGTGGTCCCGGGCGGCACCATCATGAACGTGCCGGGACCCGCGATGCGCCGCTCCCCGCCCAGCGTGAGCAGGACCTCGCCGCTCGCCACGTAGAACATCTCGGTCAGCTCGTTGTGGAAGTGCAGGGGAGCGCCCGGCGCCCGGGGCGGAAGCCGGTGTTCGGTGAGGCCGAAGCGGCCTGCCGTGTCGTCCCCGGTGACGAGGAAGGAGACCGGGGTGCCGCCGACGACGGTGGTGGGACCGGTGCCGGGATCGATCACCCGTGGCAGCGTCACCGCCCGCCCCCGGCATCCGTCCGGGCATCGGCCGTCCGGGGCGACAGCGTCCGCAGTGCCACTGCGGCGGCCACCAGGGCGAGGACGGCGGTCAGCGCGTAGGCCCGGCCGAACGCCCCGCCGGCCGGCGCGTCACCGAGTACGAGGACCAGTACGGCCAGCCCCATCGCGCCGCCCGTGTACTGAGTCGTCGTCAGCACCGCGGACGCCGTGCCCTGCTCGCTGTCCGGCACGTCCTTGGTGCCCGCGATGTACATCCCCGCGAAGGCCATGCCCTGCCCGAGCCCGCTGACGAGCAGGCCCGGCAGTACGGCGGTCCAGTAGTCCGAGCCGCCCGTACCGAGACCGAGCAGGGCCAGCCCCACCGCGCCGAGCGCGAATCCGGAGGCGAGGGTGGGGCGGATTCCCCAGGACCCGGCGAGCTGCCCGGTGACGAGGTTGCCCGCCACCACGCTCAACGCCAGCGGCAGGAAGGCGATACCGGCGCCGAGCGGACCGTAGCCCCACACGTCCTGGAGGAAGAGTGTGATCAGGAAGAACTCGGCGCCGACGCTCGCCATGTAGAGCGCCGACATCGCGCTCGCACCGGCCAGCGAGCGCACCCGCAGCAGGGCCGGCGGGATGAGCGGGGTCGCGGCCGGACGCCGGTCGTACGCCGACCAGGCCGTGCCCAGTGCGCCGGCCGCCGCCAGGCAGCCTAGGCAGGACGCGGAGGCCCAGCCGTCGACGGCGGCCTGGGTGAGCGCCGCCACCAGGAAGAGCACGGCGCCGGTGAACAGGGCGGCGCCGGGAATGTTCAGGTGTCTGACCGAGGCCTTGGTGCGCGCGCCCGCCGGGAGCACCCGCAGTGCGAGGGCGACCGTGACCAGGATGAGCGGCACGTTCACGAAGAACACCCACCGCCAGGAGAGCACCGCGGTCAGCACACCGCCGACGAGCACACCGGCCGCGAGCCCCACCGCGCCGATCGCGCCCCAGATCGCGAGCGCCCGGGAACGGACGGGACCGGCCGGGAACGCGGCACCGATCAGGGCCAGCATGGCCGGGGTCAGTGCGGCGGCGCCGATGCCCTGGGCGGCCCGGGAGGCGACCAGCAGCCACTGGTCACCGGCCAGTCCGGCCGCGAGCGAGCCGGCGCCGAACAGTGCCAGCGCGCCGAGGAAGAGCCTGCGCGGACCGGTCAGGTCGGCGGCCCGGCCTCCCACGACGAGGAAACTTGCGAAGAAGACGGCGTAGGCGGACACGACCCACTGGAGTCGCTCCGGGGCCAGGCCCAGCCCTGATCCGATGCTGGGCAGCGCCACGTAGATGATCGAGTAGTCGAGTGCCACCAGGAACTGGGCGATGGACAGGGCCAGCAGCGCGGCCACCATGCGGCCGCTGAACCGGGTGGTCGTGGGGGCGGCGGTCTCGGGGGAGGTCTTGGGAGAGGTCTCAGGGGAGGCGGGCGGGGAGGCTTGGGGGGTCTGCGCGGTGGTCATGACAGGGCTCCGGTCGGTTCCGGGCTGGTCCCGGTGAGGGCTCGGGTGGTGATTCGGGGCGTGACTCGGGTGTTGACCCGGGTGGTGCGCGGGGCGCCGTGCAGGAGGATGTCGATCACCGCGGGGAAGTCGGCGACTACATGGCCGGCGCCGGCGGCGGCGAGCGCCTCGGCGGAGTCGACGCCGTAGGACACGGCCACGGTCCGCAGACCGGCGGCACGCGCCATCGCCATGTCGGTGACGGTGTCGCCCACGTACCAGGACCGCGACGCCTGCGCGCCGAGGTCGGCCAGGGCCCGCAGCGCCATGTCGGGGTGGGGCTTGCCGCGTTCGACCATGTTGTGGCAGACGACGGTGTCGAACCTGTTGAGGATGCCGGTGGCGTCCAGGAGCGCGTGGGCACTGGCGTAGATCTTGGAGGTGGCGATCCCGAGCGGACGCCCCGCCGACCGAAGCCGGTCCAGTCCTTCGGTCACGCCCGGCAGCAGGAGCGCGGGTCCCCGGCTGAGGACGTCCGTGGTGAAGCGGCGGCGGTAGCGGGCGGCGGCCTCGGCGGTCACGGTGTCGTGTACGCACGTGCCCAACAGCCCCGCGAGAGACGCCTCCAGAGGCTTGCCGACCGTCGCGAGCACCTCCGCGTGGCCGGGACGGGCGCCGAGGTCGCGCACCACGGAGCCGATCAACTCGGCGATGGCGTTCGGGGTGTCGGCGAGGGTGCCGTCGATGTCGAAGACGAACGCGGAGGTCATGCCGCGGCCCGCCCGTCCGGTTCGGCGGTGGCCGCGTAGGCGACGGCGAGGTGTCCGGCGAGCCGGGCGGTGCTGATGAGCACCTCGCGGTTGGCGGCGGCCGAACGGCCCTCCGTGGCCCGCGAGACGGCCTTCATCAGGTACGGGGTCGCGGCGGGACCGCGTACCCCGTCGTCCTCGGCGGCGCGCAGCGCTCCCTGGATCACACCCTCCATGAGGTCGCTGTCCAGGGCGTGTTCCTCGTCGATGGGCGCGGTGATCAGGGCACCGCCCGGCAGACCGGCCGCCCAGTGCATCCGCACGGCACGCGCGATGTCGCCCGGGTCGTCGATCCGCTGGGGTACGCGCAGGCCGCTGGAACGGCAGTAGAAGGCGGGGAAGTGGTCGAAGCGGTAGCCGATCACCGGCACACCGAGCGTCTCCAGGTACTCCAGTGTCAGCCCCAGGTCCAGGATGCTCTTGGCGCCGGCACAGACGACGGCCACCTTGCTCCGCGTGAACTGCACGAGGTCGGCGGAGATGTCGAAGCTCTCGCCCGCACCGCGGTGGACACCACCGATGCCCGCCGTGGAGAAGAACGGGATGCCCGCGAGATCCGCGGCGACGAGCGACGAGGCCACGGTGGTGGCACCCAGGCCGCCACCGGCCAGTACGACCCCGACATCCCGGCTGGACACCTTGGGCACATCGGGCCCGACCGCGAAGCGCTCCATGTCGTCGGGCGACATCCCCACGGTGAACCGGCCGCCGTCCAGCCCGACGGTCGCCGGTACGGCGCCCGACTCCCGGACCGCCTTCTCGATGGCGAGCGCGGTCTCCACGTTGCCCGGATAGGGCAGCCCGTGCGCGATCACCGTCGACTCCAGGGCGACAACGGGCCGGTTCTCGGCCAGCGCGTCACCAACTTCCTCACCTGTACGCAGCAATGGGTGCACGAGGGGTCTCCTGAACAGTCGCTGGGAACGAGGGCGGTTGAGCGGACCCGGGCGGCACCGGAGCGCACCGCCGTCCGAGTCACCCGGACTGTCCCGAACCCCGTTCCCGTTCCGTTCCCACCCGAGATCGACCCGCCTCCTCCGACCCCTTGCGGCCCCTTGCGGCCCCTTGCGGCCCCTTCCGGGCTCAAGACGCCCCGCGTTGTCGGTCCCGGGCGCTTGAATGGCGGCAT is a genomic window of Streptomyces sp. NBC_00414 containing:
- a CDS encoding DMT family transporter, coding for MHPVNWARFGLLAALWGCSFAFIKVSLDAFAPLQLAFGRLLVGALVVTLILAVTKGSFPQRKVWGHIAVASVFGNVVPFTLFAVGEQHTTATIAGVIQGATPLVTLGLAALAIRTEKPTARKVSGLVIGFVGLIVVVGPWRTHGFGSIGGQLACVGAAVSYAISFVYLRRFISPYKIPALAVTAAQLTSAMVITGLITTFSIGWNLPGELTAGPLLSLLVLGGASTGIAFVLMNRLIADAGPTTASGVNYLVPVFSVIVGAAALGESVTWNVPVGGAVVIAALALAEGRLPLPARRAAEAPAAAVPAPPVADPTEPTDRADRARPVVAREAC
- a CDS encoding cupin domain-containing protein, translated to MTLPRVIDPGTGPTTVVGGTPVSFLVTGDDTAGRFGLTEHRLPPRAPGAPLHFHNELTEMFYVASGEVLLTLGGERRIAGPGTFMMVPPGTTHAFGNPGTDPATLLVMFTPDGGREKYFRELGELLNSSPEPTPEMMAELARRFDQFPASESPDN
- a CDS encoding AfsR/SARP family transcriptional regulator, coding for MRQTPPVRFRILGSLECWDGDERVHVGGPVSERVLVTLLLEPQRVLPVHRLVEAVWDEDAPATAAHQVRKAVAELRQRIPGGRDLIATDGPGYRAAVTPEQLDLLQFTDALRRARDHASAGLAPEATALLREAVALWRGPVLSGNGGAVVDAASASLEERRMTAVEQLFDLRLEAGEGAELVAGIREAIGGNPLRETLRGQLMLALYRSGRQAEALEEYGNIRALLDEELGIQPGDALRELHQAILRNEPSLTVAAAPSPTAAPTVTGSRSTLPYDLRDFTGREEELHKLLGFVEGATGSGPLIIAIDGMGGSGKTSLAVRAAHRLAEQYPDAQLHLDLRGYTPGEEPLAPAAAAEALLRMLGVPGERIPDDPQGRITLWRSTMTKHRMILLLDNVVDEAQVKPLLASPTGTVVLITSRALLVDLDAAHSVSLGTMAPPDSVALIVGIIGERRAEAEAEAVADLADLAGHLPLALRIAAARLRKRPRWTVRYLVDRLRDDTHRLAELSAGERSVEVTLRLSYEGLAADYRKSFRLLGQYPGADLDVYTAAALLDLGVRDAEDVLEYLLDMHLVQQHEPGRYAFHDLVRSFALMLSRTRSTGGTGEFSEEAAGAVRRLLEFSLTASDAACDLLFPGRVRMARPTPSFQPELAPLSTPEAARDWFEREQDSLLAAITLAFRRGLDREVALLAANVVFHLDLRGRLDDFLALCRTALAAARRLDEADLLRLSLSNLAVACWKRGRFEDGIAAAVEAHQLAVELGDRRGQAKDTGVLGLLLATTGRFDEALPRLEQSIALKRELGAERAESESLSNVSGVYMERGCFEEAVSAATRSIELARKLGASEKELVGLSDLAQVQLAMGDVETAARTLAAARERAPGSLAPADRALQLVLSAEAEGRLGRRQLVLPWVEEALATKGLEDAPVREVTVWNTAGRFFHRDGDDERALGLHRQAHASAARLGHRVEEAYALDGIARALAALGDAEGAAERGAAAEEAFRAMGIPGRFRRAD
- a CDS encoding tautomerase family protein, which gives rise to MPVVTVDWWKGNDRQKRADLVDELTTTVARIAGCPRDVVTVLVRDVEQDHWGRGGVLADTPAEEPADPAPVPPDAEPALSRRP
- a CDS encoding PLP-dependent cysteine synthase family protein; protein product: MRTLAPHTSQPSLVRPAVADGIDDLVGATPLIRLRLDGLAPGAEILAKLEAANPMSSSKDRAALYMLRAAEARGDLAPGGTIVEATSGNTGISLAALAAARGYRCVIVLPDNATTERVRLLAALGAEVVQTPADRGYPGAIEKAEEIHALTPGSWFPCQHENADNVEAHYATTGPEITAALASTGRRVDTLVCAVGTGGTLTGIARHLREYDSGVRIVAVEPQGSPLLSGGQAGRHRIPGLNGGFIAPTTDVSLIDEVIAVSDTDALHTARRLAAGQGLFVGVSSGAAVHAAQLVAARPEYRDKTVVTVLPDTGERYLSMWEDPS
- the epsC gene encoding serine O-acetyltransferase EpsC; translated protein: MLRLMREDLRVVVERDPSVRGRVEAALHPALTALWAHRIAHRLHTGGHRMTARLLARWARRLTAVEIHPGAVLGRRVFIDHGAAVVIGETCTVGDDVTIYHQVTLGAVGWWSDNKRPEGDRRHPVVGRNVVLGTNATVLGPVTVGDDAVIGAQALVNKDVPEGMRMLAATASGRTPGRPSEDTIASIASAGSW
- a CDS encoding cupin domain-containing protein — encoded protein: MTLLVSTLKRFGDAVKVRIGETTTTRYIALAETTDGRLGLFHHHMLPGAAGAAPHYHTRISESFYVISGEVTVHDGTGWHKAHAGDFLHVPENAVHGFRNDSDAPAEMLIIFTPAENREAYFTGLAELLANGNTPSRAEMVALMEKYDQFEIDEP